CATCTTCCTTTTTGTAAAAGTGCTTGTTATTTTTGTGGATGTAATGTAATTTATACAAGTAAAGCTGATAAAAGAAGAAGGTATATTGATTATTTAAAAAAAGAACTCAAACTTTGGTCAGAATATCTTGATACTAATAGATTAGTTAGGCAACTACATTTTGGAGGTGGGACTCCTACCTTTTTTACTCCGCAAGAATTAGAAGAGATTTTTGAATTAATTTATTCATATTTTAAAAATTTTGAAAGTGATGCAGAAATTAGTGTTGAAATTGATCCAAGATTTTTTGATGAAAATCATATGAAAGTTTTAAAAAAATATGGTGTTAATAGAATAAGTTTTGGAGTTCAAGATTTTAATGAACAAACTCAAAAAGCGGTAAATAGGATTCAGCCTTTCGATTTAACCAAAAAAGCAGTAGATATTGCAAGAAATTATGGAATAAATTCTATAAATATTGATTTGATTTATGGGCTTCCATATCAAAATTTAGAAACTTTTAAAAATACTCTTAAATTAGTAAAAGAACTTAATCCAGATAGACTTGCGGTGTTTAATTATGCACATGTCCCTTGGCTTAAAAAAGGAATGAGAAAAATTGATGAAACTACTCTTCCAGCTCCTGAGGAGAAACTTAAAATTTTTAAATATACAATAGACTTCTTTGAAAATAATGGCTACAAAATGATTGGTATGGACCATTTTGCAAAAGAAGATGATGAATTATTTAAGGCTATTGAAAAAGGCGAACTTCATAGAAATTTCCAAGGATATACCACAAAAGGTGGAGCAGATTTAATAGGAATTGGGCTAACTTCTATAAGTGAAACAGATAAAGCATATTTTCAAAATTATAAAGATTTAAAAACTTATGAAAAAGCAATTGATGAAGAAAAACTACCAATATTTAGAGGTGTTAAATTAAATGAAGAAGATTTAATTAGAAAATATGTAATTATGGAGATGATGGCAAATTTTAGTTTTGATATACAAAGATTTGAAGAAAAATTTGGTATTAATTTTTTTGAAAAGTTTGAAGAAGAGATAAAAGAACTTGAAGAGTTTATAAAAGAAGGTTTAGTAGAAATTACGCCTAAAAAAATTAATGTGAGCAAAACAGGAAGTTTATTAATTAGAAATATTGTTTTGCCATTTGATGAATATTTTAAGAAAATGAAAAATCAAAAAGTTTTTTCTAAAACTATTTAAAGGCAAAAAAAATGAGAATTTCAATAGGAAATCTTCCATTAAAAAATATTAAAGCTGATATTTTTATGCATCCAATTAAATATAAAGATAGCATAATTTACGAACCAATGAGTGAAGAAGCTGTAATTGCTTTAATAACTAAACATTTTACATATGATAAGGTCCCAGAATATATAAATGATTATTTTGATGAAATGGATGATGGATATTTATTTAGTGAGAGTAATTTTGATGAGTTTGATTTAGAAAAATTAGAAGTTGGAACTTTACTTATTGGAAGGGATATTGCTCAGCATCCAAGAGTTGAAAATATAAAAAAGTTTTTAGCAATTTTGAGAGATTTTGGAGGTTTTAAAATTGAAGGAATAGATATTCCAGAATTTTTTTCACCAAGTGACCCAGAACTTGCTGAGATAGTAGAGGCTGAAAAGAGGTTTTATTTAGAGGATATTGCTGAGCTTGAAAGTTTTGATGGAAGTGTAGTGTATGCTTGTATTGACCCAACAGTTGTAAAAGGAGATGAACTTTTATGTAGTTATCAATTTGTAATTGCAAATAAAATAAAAAGTGAGAAAGTTAAAATTTTTTATTGTAATGAAGATAGATGCTTAGAGGAGACTAAGGAGATAAAAAAAGATATTAATATAAAAGGGACATTTGGTATAATATTAAAAAAAGTAGACTCTTATCCATTTTTAAAGGTGGAAATTAGAAACTTATAATTAGTTAAATATTTAAAAAAGGAGGTAAAAATGGCAAAAGTATGTGTCCCACTTGCGAATGGATTTGAAGAAATTGAAGCTATTAGTTTAATTGATGTAATGAGAAGAGGAGGTCTTGAAGTTATAGTTGCAGGAGTTGGAGGAGATGTTATTTATGGAGCTCATAATGTAAGAGTTATTCCAGATACAAAAATTGAACTTGTAAATGTAGATGAGCTTGATTTAGTTGTACTTCCTGGTGGTCTTCCAGGGGCTATTAATTTAGCAAAAGATGAATATGTGCAAAATTTGCTTAAAGAAATGGATAAAAAAGGTAAATATGTAGGTGCAATTTGTGCAGCTCCATATGCCCTAAAAGAAGCAGGAGTACTTAAAGATAAATATACTGCATATCCAGGATGGGAAGAAAATATTAAAAAAGAAGGATATGTAGCAGATGCAAAAGTTGTTGAAGATAAAAATGTTTTAACAAGTAAAGGTCCTGGGACTGCAATTTGTTTTGGGCTTGAAATAGTTAAAAAATTTGCAGGAGAAGAAGTATATAAACAATTAAAAGAAGGCTTGCTTGCGGATTATTGCTAATTTTTAGGAGGGGAAAATGATTGGAATTGAAGCATTAGAATGTTTTTTAGAAAACTGGCATAGTAAGATAAAAGAGTATGAAAACTACGATGAATTTGAAGCAATGGTTGAATATGCATTTGGAAGTGATGTTAGAGTTGTTAATACAAGAGTTATAGTAGAGAAGTTTTTTGAGAAAAAAATTAGGTTTGAAGATTTGTTATTTGAAGATTTAAAAACTTGCTTTTTACCAGAAGAAGTTGAATTTGATGAAGAGAATGGAAATCTTTATATAAATAGAAATCTTTACAAAATAAAAATAGCTCCGAGGATTTGCTAATCCTCTTTTTCTAATTCTAAACTCATTAAATACATATCTTCACCATCAATAATTTTTATATTAACTCCTTTACAATTTGGACATACATATTCATCTTTATTTGGTTCTCCTTCATAATTACAATCATTACATTTTATTACAATTGGTTGATTTATAATTATAAATTCTGCTTCTTCACAAACAGTTCCTTCTTTGAAAGTATCAAAAGCAGTTTTTAATAAATCTGGTTCTACTCCACTGAGTTCACCAATTTTTATTTCAAGTTTTGTAACTTTTTTTGCGTTATTTTTTTTGGCATGCTCATCGGCAAGTCGAAGTAGTGAATCAACTATTGAAAATTCATGCATTATTAACCTTTTTTATAAATTATATTATAATAAATATAAAAAATAAAGGAATATAATGGGAAGTAGGGAAGAAAAAAAAGAGTATATAATGAAAACTGCTCTTAATCTTTTTGCTAAACAGGGTTTTTTTAATACTACTATTTCTGATATTGCAAAAGAGATGGGAATGAGTGTTGGAAATTTATATAACTATTTTCCAAGTAAAGAATCTCTCGCAAAAGAGCTTTTAATATATACTTCCAAAAAATTTGGAGAAGAGATGAGAAAAATAAATGAGATGGATATTCATAGTAAAGATAAAATCAAAAAAATTGTCGAACTTTATTTTAAGAAAGCTCAGGAAGAACCAGAACTTGTAGACTATTTTATGAGAGTTTATCTCTCAAATAAAGAGATATTCAACAATGGATGTGAAGGAATGCTTTGTGTTTCATCGTTTGTAACAGAAATAATGATTCTTTTTGAAGAAGGTGTTAGAAAAAAAGAACTTAAAAATCAAGATTTTTTTGCAGCATTTGGACTTTTTATGGGATATATTGGAGGTATTGCGTTTTTAAATAGAGAAAATATATTAGGAAAATCACTTAATGAGTATATTGAACCTGTAAGTGAGAATATTTACAATGCACTTAAAGCCTAAAATAGTTTGGATTGATGGTATTGGCTGTAATGGATGCAGTCATTCTTTTTTTAATTATGAAGAGTTTGATAATTTTTTAGATGATTTTGAACTTCTTTATCATCCTCTTTTGTATTTTGATAATTTTGAAAAAAAAAGTGATATTTTAATAATTGAAGGAGCTTTAAGAGAAGGTTTTAAAAGAAACAATAAAAATTTAATCAAATTAATAGAAGAATTGATTATAAATTCAAAATTTGTAATATGTTTAGGGACTTGTAGTAGTTATGGTGGAATTTTTGGTGAAGGAGTTATGTTTAATAAAAAAGAAAATGGAATTTTTTATGATTATAAAAATAAAATAATTAACATCCCAGGTTGTCCTCCTCATCCTAACTGGCTTGGATATGTTTTATATATGATAAAGGAACATCAAGAAATTTTACTTGACGAACTTAATAGACCAAAAGAAATTTTTGCATTTACTACTCATGCTGGATGTAGTAGAAATGAGTATTTTGAGTGGAAAATAGATAGTGAAAATTTTGGTGAAAAAGAAGGGTGTTTATTTTATTATCAAGGATGCCAAGGTCCATTTACTCATAGTAGTTGTAATAGAGATTTATGGAATGGGGTTAATTCAAAAACAAGAGCAGGTACTCCTTGTTTTGGGTGTACAGAGAGTTGTTTTCCTAAAAATGAGCTTTTTAAAACACAAACTCTAATGGGGATTCCTGCAAATATTCCACTTGGTGTAAGTAAAAGAGCATATCTTACACTTAGTGGAATTGCAAAAAGTTTAAAAAATGAAAGATTAAGTCAAAAATTATTTGAGTATAAAGATAAAAAATGAAAATAACAAAAAAAATAATAAATAAAATAGAAGGTGAAGCAGAATTAAAAATTTATCAAAAAGATGGTATTATTGATTTTGTAGAAATATTTTTTTGGCAATATAGAGGAATAGAACAGTATTTAGTAAATAGGCATTTTTTAGATGCATTAGTAATAAATCCAAGAATTTGTGGGATATGTGGGCATGCTCATTTGCTTGCAACTGCCAAAGCTATTGAGAATGCTTTGAATTTAAAAATAACTAAAAAAGCTGAAATTTTAAGGGATATAACAAGTGGTCTTGAAATTATTCAAAATCATATTAAATGGTTTTATTTAACACTTTATCCTACTCAAATAAAAGATAAAAGTTACATATTAAAAGCTTTAAATATTGTGAAAAAAATTTCAAAAATTATTGCTATTATTGGAGGACAATTTCCTCATAATTCATATATTATACCAGGTGGTGTGACTTGCGATTTAACAAATTTAGATATTATAAAGATTAAAAACTTATTAAAAAAACTAAGAGAGGATATTTATACCATTATTGATGAAAATGGGAAAAGTCATGATTTAGAAAAGTTTTTTGAAAATTTACCTAAGAATATAGGAAAAAGTTTAAATAAATTTTTGGTATTAGGAGATAACTTATTTTTTAAACCAAATGGAACTTTTACAAATGTAAAGGAATTTTCAAACAATTCATTTTTTAAAAATGTTTTATATAATGAAGAATATTATGAAGTTGGTCCACTTGCAAGAAATTTACAAAATAAGACAATAAATACAATTTATGAAAAATATCAAGATAGTATATATACAAGAATTTTTGCACGTCTTTATGAGATACTGTTGATTATAAATTATTTAATTAAAGAAATAGAAGATTTAGATATTACTCAAAAAAGTTTTTTAAATTATAAAAAAAGAACTTGTGGAAGTGGAGTAAGTGTAATAGAAGCTCCAAGAGGTAGTTTAATACATAAAATAAAAATTGAAAATGAAAAAATCAAATTTTACGATATTGTAATGCCTTCTCAGTTTTATTTGTCAAACGGAACAAAAGAAAAGCCATCAGCATCTCAAATGGCTTTAATGGGAGAAGAAATTAAATATATTGATACAATTTTTAAATGTTTTGATATTTGTGCTGTTTGTGTTATTCATTAATTTTAAATTTATCTCCAATTTCTGAAATTAAAATTGCAGCTATTACTAAAATTCCACCTATTATTTGCTTTAATGTCAGAATTTCTCCAAAAAAATATCCTATTATTGCTGCACTTACAGGTTCAAGTGTAAATATAACAGCTGTTTTTGTAGGAGATGTATATCTTTGTGCGTAAGTTTGCACTAAATAAGCGAAAATTGTTGCAAATATTACTGTTACAAAAATTGCTAAAAAAACATCAAATGAAAAGATTATTTTATTATGTTCAAAAGGAGTAAAAATTAATGAAAATAGTGAAACAAACAAAAATTGAAAAGTAACTAATGAAAATATATTATATTTTTTTGAATAAATATCTGTAAATAATATATGTAGTGCTACAAATATATCACATAGTAGTGTTAAAGTTATTCCAAAAGATAATTTAAATCCAGAAGAATTACTTAAAAGATATAATCCTATGAGAGATAAAAATGCTCCAATAATTACATTTGTTTTAATTTGTTTTTTAAAAAATAGAAATGCAAAAAAAGGGACTATAACAACATAAAATCCAGTTACAAATGCCACAATACTTGATTTTTCATATAAAAGAGCATATGTTTGTAAGGAAAAAGCTAAAAAGTTAAAAAGTCCTAAGAACATTGCTGCTTTTATAGTTGAAATATTATAAGAAATTTTTTTATAAAAAATTATATACATTAAAGCAAAAGCTAAAAAAAACCTAATAAACAAAAAAGAAAATGGAGGAATATCTTGGAGAGCGTTTTGAACTAAAATAAAAGTACTACCCCACGCAATAGCAACTAAAACTAATAAAAGGTCAGAAATCTTTTTAAAATCCACCTTTTAATTTCATCCTTTTTTCGAGTTTGTGTCCAATGAAACTTAATATGGATGTTAACATCAAATAAAGCGCTGCAACAGTAAGCCAAGTTTCAAATGGTGAGAATGTATTAGCAACAATTTCTCTACCTACTTTTGTTAAATCTGTAATTGATATAATTGATACAAGTGAACTATCTTTTATTAGTGAAATTAATTCACCAACTAATGCTGGTAAAGCTTTTCTTAATGCTTGTGGTAAGATAATATACCACATCCTTTGAAATGCATTAAATCCAAGAGATTTGGCTGCTTCATGTTGACCTTTATCGATTGATTGGATTGCTCCTCTTAAAATCTCAGCAATATATGCACCATAAAAAATAGATAAACTCATAACACCTGCCCAAAATCTTGGCATATTAAAAATTGTCGCAATAATGAAATAAAAAATAAAGAGTTGTACCAAAAGAGGAGTTCCTCTAATGACAGTTACATATACACTCCCTATATAGTTTAAAGCTGGTATACCACTTAATCTTAAAATAGCAATAATTAGACCAATTATGAATGCAAAAAACATTGATATAAATGAAATTTTAATAGTTATCCATAAACCTAATAAAAAAGGACCAGGTTCAATTTTAGTTTTATATGCTATTTCATCATCTTGATAAATATAATCTCCATTTTTAAATTCTAATTTATATCCATTGATATTAAATTCTTTTTTACTTTTATCTTCACAAATTATAATAGCTTTATTATCTTTAATTGATAATTTTCCATCACAAGGAGAAGTAATAGGGATTTTTTTTTCATAAACAAAATATTTAGGAATCATATCCCATTTCCAATTGTAATTAATTTTACTTGCAGCTTGATATAAAAAAAAGGCTAAAAAAAGATAAAAAAGAATAGTAAGAGCTATCCCTATACTTTTTTTCTTTAAAATAGAAGATCTCATTGTACTCTTTTTAGCCATTCAGTGTTTCTAAACCATTTATTGTAGAATTTTTCATAAGTACCATCATGTTTTATTTGTCTTAAAAAGTTATTTAACCAATTAAGAAAATCAGGATCCCCATGATTAACTGCAAATCCAAGAGGTTCATATGTTAAATCTTGTTTTAGGAAAATTAATTTTCCTTTTCCTTTTCCTGCCATAAATAATTCATTATAAGGCTTATCATATATAAAAGCATCAGCTCTATTGTTTAATACTTCTTGTACTGCTGCACTTTCACTATCAAAGGTTTTAATAGTTGCATTTTTAAATAATTTTCTTGCTGCTATTTCTCCTGTTGTTCCAAGTTTTGTAGTAATAACAATGCCTTTTTTGTCTAAATCTTTATAATTACTAATATTAGAATGTTTTTTATTTACTAATAATGTTTGCCCAACAAGAAAGTATGGCTCACTAAAAGCTACTTTTAAATTTCTTTTTTGTGTAATTGTCATTCCAGAAATTATAATATCACATTTGTTTGTAATTAAGGCTGGGATAATACCATCCCAAGCTGTTGGTACTAATTTTAGTTTTACTCCCATATCCTTTGCCATTTTTTTAGCAATATCTACATCAAATCCAATAATTCTACCGTGTTTATCTCTCATTTCAAAAGGAACATAACCAGGCTCTAAACAAACTCTAAGTTTTCCTTTTTTTACAACTTGATTTAGCGTAGATTTATTCCATAAGTTAAAATCAGCACTAAAAAGTAAAGTTGATAAAATTAAAATTGATAAAAAAAGTTTTTTCATTTTTACTCCTTTAATTTAAAGTTAAAAACAAATTATTATAACATTATTATTAATAGGCACTGACCTAAAACATTATTTATTACCTTTTAAATTAAGATTAAAGAAAAACATAGCAAGTCTATTATCTAACCAATCAAAAGACTTAGCATGAGCTTTAGTTTTTCTAACAAGATATGAGATTTTATCTCTCATTTGAGAATTTAAGTTCTCAACTAAATTTGTATATTTTGATTTTTTTTGACTTGCTTTATCCCCATATACATTCGAATATGCAAAATGTCCATCTGTATAATATTTTTCTACTTTTGGTAAATCAAAATTAAATGATAATAAACTATCAATATTTTTCTTTTTTGATAAAAAATAAAAATAAAATTTTCTTCCTGTTTTTGTAACTCCTACTGCACTCCATACATATACCCTGTTATCCTTTTTACGATAAAAAGTATATAATTCGTCTAAACAAAGATATGAAAATACTATTGGAGTTTTTTTTAATATTGCTAAAAATTCGTTATATAATTCTTTATACATTTTCATTTTTTTTTCTCAACTGATATTGTATTGAAGATAAACTTCTTCCTAATACTCTTGCTATCTTCCTTAATTCCATTTTCTCTTCATAAAGTTTAAAAATTAATTCTATTTCTTCTTTTGTCATCCTTTTATAAGTTCGTCTTTTCATTTAAAAACCTTTTTTTACTATGAAGCAACTTTTGTTCCCTTTTAGGTCAGTGCCTATTAATAAAAATAATACATTTATTTAATGAATATTAAAAAAATATTCATAATAAATTAATGTTTAATTATATATTATAAGTTTTAGTTATAGAATAGTTATTGAGTCTATTTTTTAATATCATAAGCATTATGAGTATTATTGATTAAAACTCGTCATAAAAAAATATTAAATTTAGTTGAAAATTAATATTCATTTATATTATAATACATTTGAAACATTTAAAATGGGAGGCAGGCAATGAATGATGCATTAATGCAAAAAATGAAAGAGAGAATTAATGAGCTTAGAAAACTTCCAGGAGTAGGAAGTAAAACAATTAAAGATGTATTAGAAGAAAATGGTATTAGTAGAAGGGATTTTTTAAAATGGTCAGCTTCAATGGCAGCAATGCTTGGATTATCGAGTAGTTTTGTGCCAGTAGTCGCAGAAGCTGCTGAGGTTAGTGATAGACTTCCAGTACTTTGGCTTCATTTAGCTGAATGTACAGGATGTAGTGAAAGTTTACTAAGGACTGATACACCAAGTGTGGATGATTTAATTTTTAATTATATTAATCTTCAATATCATGATACTATAATGGCAGCTGCTGGGTGGCAAGCAGAAGAGAACTATGAAGAAGCTTTAAATAAATTTAAAGGTAGACTTATTTTATGTGTAGAAGGTGGAGTGCCAACAAAAGATGGAGGAGAATATTTAACATTTGGTCCTCATGCTGAAACAGGGCTTGAAAAATTAAAAAGAACTGCTGAGGCAGCAGGAGCAATTATTGCAGTTGGTACTTGTAGTGCATTTGGTGGTATTCAAGCAGCAGCACCAAATCCAACAGGTGCAGTTGGAATTCATAAGGTATTAAATAAACCTGTTATTAATGTACCAGGATGTCCTCCTAGTGCAAAAAATATTGTTGGGACAATTCTTTATGTAATTTTATTTGGAGCACTTCCAGCTGTAGATAATTTTAATAGACCAAAATTTGCATATGGACTTAGAATTCACGACTTATGTGAAAGAAGAGGACATTTTGATGCAGGTGAGTTTGTTGAAGAGTTTGGTGATACAGGTGCTGAAAATGGTTTTTGTTTATATAAAGTAGGATGTAAAGGTCCTTATACTTTTAATAATTGTAGTAGAGAGAGATTTAATCAACACACTTCTTGGCCAGTTCAAGCAGGACATGGTTGTATTGGATGTAGTGAACCTGACTTTTGGGATGCAATGAAACCTTATGAAAAACCTCTTGCAGATAATTATTTAGCAAGTATTGATGCAGATGCAACAGCTGATAAAATAGGTATTACAATTTTAACAGTAGCTGGTGTAGCAATAGCAGCTCATGCAGCAATTAGTGCAATGAAAAATCCTAAGGAGTAATCGATGGCAAAAAGAGTAGTAATTGACCCAATTACAAGAATAGAGGGACATTTAAGAGTAGAAGTTGTTTTAGATGATAATAATAAAATAGTTGATGCATATTCTTCCTCAACTCTTTGGAGAGGTATTGAAGTTATCGTAAAAGGAAGAGACCCAAGAGATGCAGGATTTATGACAGGAAGAATTTGTGGGGTTTGTACTTATTCACACTATAAAGCTGGTATTGTAGCAGTTGAAGATGCACTTGGAATAGAACCACCACTAAATGCTAAACTTGTTAGAACATTGCTTGATTATTCACTTTTTTATCATGACCATATTGTTCATTTCTATCAATTGCATGCACTTGATTGGGTAGATATTTTTAGTGCACTTGAAGCTGACCCAATTAAAGCAAGCGAAGAAGCATTTAAATATGTACCAAAAGGATATAATCCAATTGCAACAGGTGCTGATGAATTAAAAGAAGTTCAAAAAAGAGTTGCATCATTTGCTAAAAAAGGAGATTTAGGACCATTTAAAAATGCATATTTTGGTCATAAAACTATGAGATTTACACCAGAACAAAACTTAATAGCATTATCTCACTATTTAAAAAACCTTGAAATTCAAAGAATAGCAGCACAAGCAATGGCAGTTTTTGGTGGTAAAAACCCACATCCACAAAGTTTAACAGTTGGTGGTGTTACTTGTATTATGGATTTACAAGACCCAAGTAGACTTGGTGAGTATTTAACTAAATTTAAACAACTTGCTGAATGGACAAATAGAGCATATTATGCAGATATTGTTATGGCAGCTGAGGCTTATAGAAACGAACCATCTGTTACTCAAAAAAATAACCTTGGTAATTATATTACTTATAAAACAATGCAGACAGGTAAAAACTCATTCCTTTTTGATGCATGTGGATATATTAAAGATTTTGATTTAGGTAAATTTTATGAAATAGATGAAAGTAAAATTGAAGAAGATGTAACTCATAGTTGGTATAAAGATACAGGATTTAGACATCCATATAACGGAGAAACAATTCCTGAATATACTGGTTATGTTGATGGTGAGAGTATTGATGGAAAAGGAGATGTAGTTCATACAAAAGTAGTAAATCCAAAAGGAAAATATTCTTGGATTAAATCTCCAAGATATAATCAAGAACCAATGGAAGTTGGACCACTTGCATGTATGGTAGTAAATTATGCAAAAGGAAATGAAAGAGTAAGAAAAGTAGTTGATGAATTTTTAGCTAAAACTAATCTTCCAGTAGAAGCACTATTTACAACTCTTGGAAGAACAGCAGCAAGAATGCTTCAAACAAAAGTTATTGCGGATTATGGGATTGAAGCATTTAATAATTTAGTAGAAAATTTAAAAGTTGACCAAAGTACGGTTTCTCCATATAAAATTGATAAAAATAAAGAGTATAAAGGTAGATTTATTGGAGATGTTCCAAGAGGAATGCTTAGTCACTGGTGTAGAATTAAAAATGGTGTAATTGAAAATTGGCAAGCAGTAGTTCCATCTACTTGGAATGCAGGTCCTGTTGATGGAAATGGTAAAAAAGGTGCTTATGAACATAACTTAATTGGTATGAAAATAGAAGACCCAACAAAACCACTTGAAGTAATCAGAAATATTCATAGTTACGACCCATGTATTGCATGTGCGGTGCATGTAATGGATGTAAAAGGTAAAAAACTTGGTGAATTTAGAGTAGACCCATTATATGGTTCATGCTAAGGAGTAAAAAATGAAATTTTTAAAAATAAAAGGACTTTATCTTGGAGGAATTGAATTTTCAGCAGGATATAGATGGCAACACTGGATAAGAGCAATTTCAATTTTTGCTCTTATTGCTACAGGATTTTATTTAGCTAATCCATTTATTACTTATGCAAATCCATCAGCTGAACCAACAAGATTTTTACATGCTGAGATTCGTGAATGGCATATTATTTTTGGTTTTGCAATGATTGGAGCTGTTTTATATAAAACAATTTATTTTCTATTTTTCCCAGAAGGAAAATATGAAAGAAGAAGTTTTTTAGATTTATTAAATGTTAAAAAAACAACTAAAAAATCGATTGAGCAAGTAAAATATTATTTATTAGTTGGAAAACATCCACATTTTGAAGGAGTATATAATCCACTTCAACTTGGTGCTTATACAATGCTTTATGTTTTCTTTTATGGGATTATTATTACAGGATTAGCACTTTATGCAGAGGTTTATCACAATGGACTTGGTGGAGCTTTATATCCTTTTGCAAAAGCAGTTGAGAGTTTTTTTGGTGGACTTGCATATGTTAGACTTTGGCATCATATTTTTATGTGGGCTATTATAATTGTGGTTTTTGTTCATATTTATATGGCAGTTTATAATGCTGTATTTGGAAAAAATGGTGGTATGGATGCAATATTCTCAGGGATGAAGTGGGAAATTTTAGATGAAGATTGTATAAAAAAAGAAAATCTTAAAGAAACTACTAAATGTCTTGAAGAGAAATTATCTCATCACTAATTTCTCTTTTTTTCCTTTTTTAAGTAAGTTGTTAAATTTATTTAAAAAAGGAAGTTAATGAAAATTTTAGTTTTAGGTATAGGGAATATACTTTTTGGAGACGAAGGAATAGGAGTTCATTTAGTAAATTTTTTAGAAGAAAAGTATGAATTTAATGGCCCTCATAAAATTGATTTTGTAGATGGAGGAACTCTTGCACAAAGACTTATTCCAATAATTGTTGAGTATGATAAAGTATTTATTTTTGATACTGTTGATGTTGATGATGCAAAAATAGGTGATGTTTATTTTTTTGATTTTTTAGATGTGCCTGAGTGTGTAAGTTGGCAAGGAAGTGCCCATGAAGTTGAAATGCTTCAAACGCTTGAAATGATTCATAT
This Caminibacter mediatlanticus TB-2 DNA region includes the following protein-coding sequences:
- the hemN gene encoding oxygen-independent coproporphyrinogen III oxidase; the encoded protein is MIDFKKYAKFSRHAPRYTSYPTAIEFKELAPEDIYEDLKSNKPISLYFHLPFCKSACYFCGCNVIYTSKADKRRRYIDYLKKELKLWSEYLDTNRLVRQLHFGGGTPTFFTPQELEEIFELIYSYFKNFESDAEISVEIDPRFFDENHMKVLKKYGVNRISFGVQDFNEQTQKAVNRIQPFDLTKKAVDIARNYGINSINIDLIYGLPYQNLETFKNTLKLVKELNPDRLAVFNYAHVPWLKKGMRKIDETTLPAPEEKLKIFKYTIDFFENNGYKMIGMDHFAKEDDELFKAIEKGELHRNFQGYTTKGGADLIGIGLTSISETDKAYFQNYKDLKTYEKAIDEEKLPIFRGVKLNEEDLIRKYVIMEMMANFSFDIQRFEEKFGINFFEKFEEEIKELEEFIKEGLVEITPKKINVSKTGSLLIRNIVLPFDEYFKKMKNQKVFSKTI
- a CDS encoding hydrogenase, whose protein sequence is MHLKPKIVWIDGIGCNGCSHSFFNYEEFDNFLDDFELLYHPLLYFDNFEKKSDILIIEGALREGFKRNNKNLIKLIEELIINSKFVICLGTCSSYGGIFGEGVMFNKKENGIFYDYKNKIINIPGCPPHPNWLGYVLYMIKEHQEILLDELNRPKEIFAFTTHAGCSRNEYFEWKIDSENFGEKEGCLFYYQGCQGPFTHSSCNRDLWNGVNSKTRAGTPCFGCTESCFPKNELFKTQTLMGIPANIPLGVSKRAYLTLSGIAKSLKNERLSQKLFEYKDKK
- a CDS encoding DJ-1 family glyoxalase III, giving the protein MAKVCVPLANGFEEIEAISLIDVMRRGGLEVIVAGVGGDVIYGAHNVRVIPDTKIELVNVDELDLVVLPGGLPGAINLAKDEYVQNLLKEMDKKGKYVGAICAAPYALKEAGVLKDKYTAYPGWEENIKKEGYVADAKVVEDKNVLTSKGPGTAICFGLEIVKKFAGEEVYKQLKEGLLADYC
- a CDS encoding DMT family transporter, translating into MDFKKISDLLLVLVAIAWGSTFILVQNALQDIPPFSFLFIRFFLAFALMYIIFYKKISYNISTIKAAMFLGLFNFLAFSLQTYALLYEKSSIVAFVTGFYVVIVPFFAFLFFKKQIKTNVIIGAFLSLIGLYLLSNSSGFKLSFGITLTLLCDIFVALHILFTDIYSKKYNIFSLVTFQFLFVSLFSLIFTPFEHNKIIFSFDVFLAIFVTVIFATIFAYLVQTYAQRYTSPTKTAVIFTLEPVSAAIIGYFFGEILTLKQIIGGILVIAAILISEIGDKFKINE
- a CDS encoding nickel-dependent hydrogenase large subunit; translation: MKITKKIINKIEGEAELKIYQKDGIIDFVEIFFWQYRGIEQYLVNRHFLDALVINPRICGICGHAHLLATAKAIENALNLKITKKAEILRDITSGLEIIQNHIKWFYLTLYPTQIKDKSYILKALNIVKKISKIIAIIGGQFPHNSYIIPGGVTCDLTNLDIIKIKNLLKKLREDIYTIIDENGKSHDLEKFFENLPKNIGKSLNKFLVLGDNLFFKPNGTFTNVKEFSNNSFFKNVLYNEEYYEVGPLARNLQNKTINTIYEKYQDSIYTRIFARLYEILLIINYLIKEIEDLDITQKSFLNYKKRTCGSGVSVIEAPRGSLIHKIKIENEKIKFYDIVMPSQFYLSNGTKEKPSASQMALMGEEIKYIDTIFKCFDICAVCVIH
- a CDS encoding TetR/AcrR family transcriptional regulator, whose amino-acid sequence is MKTALNLFAKQGFFNTTISDIAKEMGMSVGNLYNYFPSKESLAKELLIYTSKKFGEEMRKINEMDIHSKDKIKKIVELYFKKAQEEPELVDYFMRVYLSNKEIFNNGCEGMLCVSSFVTEIMILFEEGVRKKELKNQDFFAAFGLFMGYIGGIAFLNRENILGKSLNEYIEPVSENIYNALKA
- the hypA gene encoding hydrogenase/urease nickel incorporation protein HypA, with amino-acid sequence MHEFSIVDSLLRLADEHAKKNNAKKVTKLEIKIGELSGVEPDLLKTAFDTFKEGTVCEEAEFIIINQPIVIKCNDCNYEGEPNKDEYVCPNCKGVNIKIIDGEDMYLMSLELEKED